The following DNA comes from Chryseobacterium gallinarum.
AATTAACGGAGCTTTTATTGTATTTTAATGATGATGGAAGAGATGCATTATTAATGCCAGCGAAACTCCAAGGACCACCAATCCGATTTTAATCCAGTCAATATTATGGTTTTTATTGCTTTCAAAAATAATAACTGATGAAATGTGGAGAAAGATTCCTCCTACAATAGCCAGAAAATAAGGCTGAAGATCCGGATTGAAATAATTCCCCAGCAGCATTCCCATCGGCGATGCTAAGGCAAAAAGAGCTATAATCAGCAAGGAAGGGTATGAGGAGCTTTTGGAGTCCTTTTTTCCATTGAACAAAAATGCTCCTAAAATAAATGAAATAGGAAGGTTGTGAAATACAATTCCTAAAAGATAAGGGGATATCTCATGTTCCTCATTGGCAAGAGGGATTCCTTCGATAAAAGCATGAATAAACAACCCTATCATTAATGCTACCGGAAGGACATTGTGATCATTATGATGATGAAAGTGACCATGTTCAAAACCTTTGGTCAGGGCTTCCAGGATCATCTGCAAAAGAACAC
Coding sequences within:
- a CDS encoding ZIP family metal transporter; protein product: MTVLLLILSVLAGVFLGKHFGKKEKLAKNLLILSAGFLITICLNEVFPQVYTASESSSLGVFVIAGVLLQMILEALTKGFEHGHFHHHNDHNVLPVALMIGLFIHAFIEGIPLANEEHEISPYLLGIVFHNLPISFILGAFLFNGKKDSKSSSYPSLLIIALFALASPMGMLLGNYFNPDLQPYFLAIVGGIFLHISSVIIFESNKNHNIDWIKIGLVVLGVSLALIMHLFHHH